A DNA window from Tautonia rosea contains the following coding sequences:
- a CDS encoding NifU family protein has product MSVSSTETSVTIRAEPIDAIRCRFFVNRVLDPDRWAYFHERSAASGSPLAERLMAIEGVTAVLIAHDSVTITRDGPSGVPVIGPALIRLRRLIGDARAGADSWPRLGKQVGEAIRGHLATGDPAVSDAAHAAMPTSTALADRVRQVLDEHVNPVVAGHGGKVELVEMKDNVAYLRMGGGCQGCGLADVTLRHGVEAILRDLVPELGPIFDLTNHAAGTAPYAPGRSGRSPLAKRG; this is encoded by the coding sequence ATGAGTGTGTCTTCCACGGAGACCTCGGTCACCATCCGAGCCGAGCCGATCGACGCGATCCGTTGCCGGTTCTTCGTCAACCGGGTGCTCGACCCCGATCGATGGGCCTATTTCCACGAGCGATCGGCCGCGTCCGGCTCGCCGCTGGCCGAGCGCCTGATGGCGATCGAGGGGGTGACGGCGGTCCTGATCGCACACGACAGCGTGACCATCACCCGAGACGGCCCGAGCGGCGTCCCCGTGATCGGCCCAGCGCTGATCCGCCTCCGTCGCCTGATCGGAGACGCTCGGGCCGGTGCCGACTCCTGGCCGAGGCTCGGCAAACAGGTGGGCGAGGCGATCCGAGGCCACCTGGCCACCGGCGATCCCGCCGTCTCCGACGCCGCGCATGCCGCAATGCCCACCTCAACCGCCCTGGCCGATCGGGTCCGCCAGGTGCTCGACGAGCACGTTAATCCGGTCGTCGCCGGCCACGGCGGCAAGGTCGAGCTGGTGGAGATGAAGGACAACGTTGCCTACCTCCGCATGGGAGGCGGCTGCCAGGGGTGCGGCCTCGCCGATGTGACCCTGCGGCACGGCGTCGAGGCAATCCTCCGCGACCTCGTGCCCGAACTCGGCCCCATCTTCGACCTGACCAACCACGCCGCAGGGACGGCTCCCTATGCGCCCGGCCGATCAGGCCGGTCGCCCCTGGCGAAACGGGGATGA
- a CDS encoding DUF3592 domain-containing protein — protein sequence MTRARLIIGVVCMLGLSLAIVGGVSTIGQYRKLATYRPVEATVVSKSVDVHSQTTRNARTGGVSRSFSYRPIVRYQYEVEGRSMTSETVCPLDWPSFRARGARKLIDRYEVGQPVTAYVDPEDPSIAFLDRSLHGLPLWMIYAGLLPVMILVPPAGSSGVLGAIRLSALFSVVGGVVGMLLGLGMGVIVSVGAQLLGKTPGGPDWIPLGGLLGTIFPGILGAVLGALGAEQTSPSGKPTPMDDRVAQLRDRMRS from the coding sequence ATGACCCGCGCTCGCCTGATCATTGGTGTTGTCTGTATGCTCGGTCTTTCGCTGGCAATAGTTGGTGGCGTTTCCACGATCGGGCAGTACCGCAAGCTGGCGACCTATCGCCCGGTCGAGGCGACCGTGGTCTCGAAATCGGTCGACGTCCATTCGCAGACCACGCGCAACGCCCGGACGGGGGGCGTCTCGCGGTCCTTTTCTTACCGGCCGATCGTCCGCTACCAGTACGAGGTGGAGGGGCGGTCGATGACCTCCGAGACGGTCTGCCCGCTCGACTGGCCGAGCTTCCGAGCCCGAGGCGCCCGGAAGCTGATCGACCGGTATGAAGTCGGCCAACCCGTCACGGCGTATGTTGACCCCGAGGATCCTTCAATCGCGTTCCTCGATCGCTCGCTTCATGGGCTGCCCCTGTGGATGATCTACGCGGGCTTGCTTCCGGTGATGATCCTCGTGCCGCCGGCCGGTTCGAGCGGGGTCCTCGGGGCGATCCGGTTATCGGCCCTGTTCAGTGTGGTCGGCGGGGTGGTCGGGATGCTACTGGGCCTGGGGATGGGGGTGATTGTCTCAGTCGGCGCTCAGCTGCTCGGGAAGACTCCCGGCGGCCCCGACTGGATCCCTCTGGGCGGCTTGCTCGGGACGATATTCCCGGGAATCCTCGGCGCGGTGCTGGGGGCCCTCGGGGCCGAGCAGACCAGCCCGTCCGGGAAACCCACTCCAATGGACGACCGTGTGGCTCAACTTCGAGACAGGATGCGATCATGA
- a CDS encoding alkaline phosphatase D family protein: protein MVFISWLAASLILAASFDLPAETRQATGVKVGEVTPHSAIVWMRLTEHPERNPEGAELIGRPTDDDLTPTDDEVPTLRHASPGSPGRVRLRFGTDPDLTDARSTAWAGVDASTDFAHQFLLDGLEPDAVYHYAAETAGLEGEPEHAPLFGRFRTAPLPNEPAPVTFTVVTGMMYKDLDHPDGFTIYESMGRLDPDFLVPTGDTVYYDNESPRAKTIPLARYHWQRMYGCPRHIDFHRHVPAYWEKDDHDTLSDDCWPGMAPEFMLPLTFADGLRIFREQVPMGDGPTYRTYRWGKDLQVWLVEGRDYRTPNPEPDGPDKSIWGAEQKAWLKQTMLESDATWKVLVSPTPIVGPDRARKRDNHANEAFATEGREIREWLAANLPDNAFIACGDRHWQYHSIDPETGVHEFSCGPASDQHAGGSPGFEPDYHRFHRMLGGFLSVSVDRPDGVPTIAFRFHDVDGTVQHEYVRTINE from the coding sequence ATGGTGTTCATCTCCTGGCTTGCCGCTTCATTGATCCTTGCCGCGAGCTTCGATCTACCGGCCGAGACGCGCCAGGCGACCGGCGTGAAGGTCGGGGAAGTGACGCCGCACTCGGCCATCGTCTGGATGCGCCTGACCGAACACCCCGAGCGCAACCCCGAAGGCGCCGAACTCATCGGCCGGCCGACCGACGACGATCTGACTCCGACCGACGACGAGGTCCCCACCCTCCGCCACGCCAGCCCCGGTTCCCCGGGACGGGTACGCCTCCGCTTCGGCACCGATCCCGACCTGACCGACGCGCGATCGACCGCTTGGGCCGGGGTGGACGCCTCGACCGACTTCGCCCATCAGTTCCTGCTCGATGGTCTGGAGCCTGATGCGGTCTACCACTACGCCGCCGAGACGGCTGGGCTCGAAGGCGAACCCGAGCATGCTCCCCTGTTCGGACGGTTCCGCACGGCCCCGTTGCCTAACGAACCGGCCCCCGTCACCTTCACCGTCGTCACCGGCATGATGTACAAGGATCTGGATCATCCCGATGGCTTCACCATCTACGAATCGATGGGGCGCCTCGATCCCGATTTCCTCGTCCCGACCGGCGATACCGTCTACTACGACAACGAATCCCCACGGGCGAAGACCATCCCCCTGGCCCGTTACCACTGGCAACGGATGTACGGCTGCCCGCGTCACATCGACTTTCACCGGCATGTCCCCGCCTACTGGGAGAAGGACGATCACGATACCCTCAGCGACGACTGCTGGCCCGGCATGGCCCCCGAGTTCATGCTCCCCCTGACCTTCGCCGATGGCCTACGCATCTTCCGCGAACAGGTCCCGATGGGGGACGGCCCAACCTATCGCACCTATCGCTGGGGCAAGGATCTGCAAGTCTGGCTCGTCGAGGGGCGTGATTACCGAACCCCCAACCCCGAGCCCGACGGCCCCGACAAATCCATCTGGGGAGCCGAGCAAAAAGCCTGGCTCAAGCAGACGATGCTCGAAAGCGACGCCACCTGGAAGGTCCTCGTCAGCCCGACTCCCATCGTCGGACCCGACCGCGCCCGCAAGCGCGACAACCACGCCAATGAGGCCTTCGCCACCGAAGGTCGCGAAATCCGCGAGTGGCTCGCCGCCAACCTCCCCGACAACGCCTTCATCGCCTGCGGCGACCGCCACTGGCAATATCACTCGATCGACCCGGAGACCGGCGTTCACGAATTTTCGTGCGGCCCCGCCAGCGACCAGCACGCCGGCGGCTCCCCCGGCTTCGAGCCCGACTATCACCGCTTCCACCGCATGCTCGGCGGATTCCTCTCCGTCTCCGTCGATCGACCCGACGGCGTGCCGACCATCGCCTTCCGCTTCCACGACGTTGATGGCACCGTCCAGCACGAGTATGTTCGAACGATCAACGAGTAA
- a CDS encoding YfhO family protein yields the protein MTSRAARGVFWVEMNHRRFFVPLLGLACLLTLLIVCFGPALFWGEQFAYRDAGHFYYPLYKVVQDEWNAGRVPLWNPWENGGMPLLGQPTSAVLYPGKLLYAGVPYAWGARLYTLAHMLLALGAMFALMRHWRVSRTGSLIAALGYGFGVPVLFQYCNIIFLVGAAWMPLGLLAVDRLVRLRRRRAIVELAAVLTMQTLGGDPQATYVTGLIAAGYALAIVGSARRSPENLDRPRSSRWLVWTMVAIGGLIAWVGLTLLAGFWLPELRPRATQTRPMPIFPWTPFASKIVLGCWAVAVVLIAVVWKRSPKGRTRMAMLALLLGSAALAGLLSAAQLLPSSEFNSLSSRVAREGSHEIYAFSVEPYRLVEFLWPNVFGVTFGVESTWMYLLPPGGSQKVWVPSHYLGGPILVLAIAAFGFRGGTPGRGLLSAVALLGVLAGMGMYTSPLWFARFAPGLAEQIGSHDPPMTGPVRVDGMLRDGDGSFYWFLAVVLPGFDGFRYPAKFMTFAALGIAGLSGFGWDRLIRGRTRPVLVTAAMALVLTIVAGVALAIGSERFVAWIASDQMATQGSTFGPIQPESARFETVRALGHAAVVMTLMLAIAPLAVRRPKLGAALMLITLTADLAVANSRFILTVPQEMLDVENTPRVLELIAEAEAEQPTEGPYRIHRMPVWSPLDWTLSSDPDRVRELVRWERDSIQPKYGLLSGVEYTHTEGTAELYDIMFFFAPFQRRLRPEAARMLDEEAGKEIVVFPRRGFDLWNTRYFIVPMVSAEWVSEFRSFAAFLPDTTVIDPDREAFAALSPEEQNRIYLEHDVQILRNEAYYPRAWIVHELKSITPITGLDRQDRVGVMNEILHPGPGDPFWSNPDLNVYDPRRIAWVEPDDPSDLQGFTSAGPPLAGERVEVVSHEPQRVELRATLERPGLVVLADTYYPGWRLTIDGEPAPIIRTNRMMRGAAVPSGTHELVYTYEPDSFRLGLLGSTIGLALTMGMLGWSFLRPTLGREEPGSTEAA from the coding sequence GTGACGAGTCGAGCGGCCCGCGGGGTGTTCTGGGTTGAGATGAACCATCGCCGATTTTTTGTTCCGCTGCTTGGGCTGGCCTGCCTGCTGACCTTGCTGATCGTTTGCTTCGGCCCGGCATTGTTCTGGGGGGAGCAGTTCGCCTACCGAGACGCGGGGCACTTCTACTACCCGCTCTACAAGGTGGTGCAGGACGAGTGGAACGCCGGGCGGGTGCCCCTATGGAACCCCTGGGAAAACGGCGGGATGCCCTTGCTCGGGCAGCCGACCTCGGCGGTGCTCTATCCGGGGAAGCTGCTCTATGCAGGGGTCCCGTACGCCTGGGGGGCGCGGCTCTACACCCTCGCGCATATGCTGCTAGCCCTCGGTGCGATGTTCGCATTGATGAGGCACTGGCGGGTCAGCCGTACCGGATCGCTGATCGCGGCGCTCGGCTACGGCTTTGGTGTTCCGGTGTTGTTTCAATACTGCAATATTATCTTTCTTGTGGGTGCGGCGTGGATGCCGCTGGGGTTGCTGGCGGTCGATCGGCTGGTCCGGCTCCGTCGGCGTCGGGCGATCGTGGAGCTGGCGGCCGTGCTGACGATGCAGACGCTCGGCGGCGACCCGCAGGCGACGTACGTCACCGGCCTGATTGCTGCTGGATATGCGCTGGCGATTGTGGGATCGGCCCGGCGATCGCCCGAGAACCTCGACCGCCCTCGATCGTCTCGATGGCTGGTGTGGACAATGGTTGCAATCGGGGGGCTGATCGCCTGGGTCGGGCTGACGCTCCTTGCCGGGTTCTGGCTGCCGGAGCTGCGCCCGAGGGCCACACAGACGCGGCCGATGCCCATCTTCCCGTGGACGCCGTTCGCCTCGAAGATTGTGCTGGGATGCTGGGCGGTGGCGGTGGTGCTGATCGCGGTCGTCTGGAAGCGGAGTCCGAAGGGGAGGACCCGCATGGCGATGCTGGCCCTGTTGCTCGGATCGGCGGCCCTGGCCGGTTTGCTCTCGGCGGCGCAGCTGTTGCCGTCGAGCGAGTTCAACAGCCTGTCGAGCCGGGTCGCCCGCGAAGGTTCGCACGAGATCTACGCCTTCAGCGTCGAGCCGTACCGCCTGGTTGAGTTCCTCTGGCCGAACGTGTTCGGTGTGACCTTCGGCGTGGAATCGACCTGGATGTATCTGCTGCCACCCGGAGGATCACAGAAGGTCTGGGTACCGTCGCATTACCTTGGCGGGCCGATTCTGGTGCTGGCGATCGCGGCCTTCGGCTTCCGGGGCGGGACGCCGGGCCGGGGGCTCTTGTCGGCCGTTGCGCTGCTCGGGGTGCTGGCGGGGATGGGGATGTATACGAGCCCGCTCTGGTTCGCCCGGTTCGCGCCGGGGCTGGCAGAGCAAATTGGCTCGCACGATCCCCCGATGACCGGACCCGTTCGCGTGGATGGGATGCTCCGAGACGGCGACGGCAGTTTCTACTGGTTCCTGGCCGTCGTCTTGCCGGGGTTCGACGGCTTCCGCTATCCAGCGAAGTTCATGACCTTCGCCGCCTTGGGGATTGCCGGGCTGAGCGGCTTTGGATGGGATCGGCTCATTCGCGGACGCACCCGACCCGTCCTGGTGACGGCCGCGATGGCGCTGGTGCTGACGATCGTTGCGGGGGTGGCGCTGGCGATCGGGTCGGAGCGGTTCGTGGCCTGGATTGCCTCGGATCAGATGGCGACACAAGGCAGCACCTTCGGCCCGATCCAGCCCGAGTCGGCCCGATTTGAGACGGTCCGCGCGCTCGGTCATGCCGCCGTCGTGATGACGTTGATGCTTGCGATCGCCCCCCTCGCCGTTCGCCGTCCGAAACTGGGCGCGGCTCTGATGCTGATCACTCTGACCGCCGATCTGGCTGTGGCCAATTCCCGATTCATCCTGACCGTGCCGCAGGAGATGCTTGACGTCGAGAACACGCCGAGGGTGCTGGAACTGATCGCCGAGGCTGAGGCTGAACAGCCGACCGAAGGCCCCTACCGGATCCACCGGATGCCCGTCTGGAGCCCGCTCGACTGGACCCTGTCGAGCGACCCGGATCGCGTCCGGGAACTCGTACGATGGGAACGTGACTCGATTCAGCCGAAGTACGGCCTGCTTTCGGGGGTCGAATACACCCATACCGAAGGAACGGCGGAGCTTTATGACATTATGTTCTTCTTCGCTCCCTTTCAGCGTCGGCTGCGGCCTGAGGCGGCCCGGATGCTGGACGAGGAGGCGGGCAAGGAGATCGTCGTTTTCCCGCGCCGGGGGTTCGACCTCTGGAATACCCGATACTTTATTGTCCCGATGGTCTCTGCGGAGTGGGTGAGCGAGTTCCGAAGCTTTGCCGCCTTTCTGCCCGACACCACGGTGATCGATCCGGACCGCGAGGCATTTGCCGCCCTGTCGCCCGAGGAGCAAAATCGGATTTATCTAGAACATGATGTTCAAATTCTCAGAAATGAGGCGTATTACCCTCGGGCCTGGATCGTGCATGAGTTGAAGTCGATCACGCCGATCACGGGGCTCGACCGGCAGGATCGGGTGGGGGTGATGAATGAGATTCTGCACCCTGGCCCCGGCGATCCGTTCTGGTCGAATCCGGATCTGAATGTGTACGACCCCCGTCGCATCGCCTGGGTTGAGCCGGATGATCCGAGTGATTTACAGGGGTTTACAAGTGCCGGTCCGCCGCTGGCGGGCGAGCGAGTGGAGGTGGTATCCCATGAGCCCCAGCGCGTCGAGCTTCGGGCCACGCTGGAACGGCCGGGCCTGGTGGTGCTGGCCGACACCTACTATCCCGGTTGGCGGTTGACGATCGACGGCGAGCCCGCCCCCATCATCCGCACCAACCGCATGATGCGGGGCGCCGCCGTGCCGAGCGGAACCCATGAGCTGGTTTATACCTATGAGCCTGACTCCTTCCGCCTCGGCCTGCTTGGCTCGACGATCGGTCTGGCCCTGACGATGGGGATGCTCGGCTGGTCATTCCTCCGGCCGACGCTCGGGAGGGAGGAACCGGGGAGCACCGAGGCGGCATGA
- a CDS encoding sialidase family protein translates to MMPHVAHDSRTYRRRSALAAALLALLAIGAGPDRPQAVWAVKDREARQPQVTIAADGRVYLAFGSGNEIRVASSDDGARSFSDPVPVGTLGMLALGMRRGPRIAAGQGAVVVSAIGGAGGGPYGGLSAGDLWSWRSTDGGTTWSEPIRLNQIESSAREGLHAMAGGPQGQIACVWIDLRNNRAHIRGVLSTDGGATWGPEILIHQSPEGPICPCCHPSVAFGPDGSLYVMWRDAISGARDMYLCRSLDGGKTFEPSQKLGLGTWPLEVCPMDGGAIAAGPERQVTTVWMRDGRLYSADPGQPERLLGPGVQGWASWGPSGPFLTWLDRRPGRLLELRPGDTEPIELFRSANDPSVASSINGQGPVVAAWEAGPGGSGIFVARLDEPGDHDAE, encoded by the coding sequence ATGATGCCGCATGTTGCTCACGACTCACGGACCTATCGCCGACGATCCGCCCTGGCGGCGGCTCTGCTGGCCCTGCTCGCCATCGGCGCCGGCCCGGATCGACCTCAGGCCGTCTGGGCCGTCAAGGATCGCGAGGCCCGACAGCCCCAGGTGACGATCGCGGCCGACGGTCGGGTCTATCTCGCCTTTGGCTCCGGGAACGAGATCCGCGTAGCCTCCTCTGACGACGGAGCCCGATCGTTCTCGGATCCAGTCCCGGTTGGCACTCTCGGAATGTTGGCCCTGGGAATGCGGAGAGGCCCCCGCATCGCAGCGGGGCAGGGGGCGGTGGTGGTCTCGGCCATCGGCGGGGCAGGGGGAGGACCGTATGGCGGCCTGAGCGCCGGCGATCTCTGGTCGTGGCGATCGACCGATGGCGGCACGACCTGGTCGGAGCCGATCCGGCTCAATCAGATCGAAAGCTCCGCCCGCGAAGGGCTGCACGCGATGGCCGGCGGGCCTCAGGGTCAGATTGCCTGCGTCTGGATCGATCTCCGAAACAACCGCGCTCACATCCGAGGCGTGCTCTCGACCGACGGCGGCGCGACCTGGGGGCCTGAGATCCTCATCCACCAGTCTCCCGAGGGGCCCATCTGCCCCTGCTGCCACCCCTCGGTCGCCTTCGGCCCCGATGGCAGCCTTTATGTGATGTGGCGCGATGCCATTTCCGGCGCCCGAGACATGTACCTTTGCCGATCGCTCGACGGCGGCAAGACGTTCGAACCGAGCCAGAAACTCGGCCTCGGCACCTGGCCCCTTGAGGTCTGCCCGATGGACGGTGGCGCGATCGCGGCCGGTCCCGAGCGGCAGGTGACGACGGTCTGGATGCGCGACGGACGACTCTATTCCGCCGATCCCGGCCAGCCCGAACGCCTGCTCGGCCCCGGTGTCCAGGGCTGGGCCTCCTGGGGACCAAGCGGTCCGTTCCTCACCTGGCTTGATCGCCGTCCGGGCCGGCTGCTCGAATTGCGGCCCGGCGACACTGAGCCGATCGAGCTGTTCCGATCGGCCAACGACCCGAGCGTCGCCTCCTCGATCAACGGCCAGGGGCCGGTCGTCGCGGCCTGGGAGGCCGGCCCCGGAGGCTCTGGGATCTTCGTCGCTCGACTCGACGAGCCAGGCGATCACGATGCCGAGTGA
- a CDS encoding VanZ family protein, which produces MTRRTLPAIVWTVVIVVICLTPASWLGSGGGGDGPSFLDRLLGPIFGSLPYDKAIHFGIFFVFGLLWHGAGASIRATFLGGLALAIGTELGQSIPVLERTTDLDDLIANVSGIVAAFILVWLGKPRTTHLAPDPNP; this is translated from the coding sequence ATGACTCGTCGCACCCTGCCCGCGATCGTCTGGACCGTGGTGATCGTGGTCATCTGCCTCACCCCCGCCTCGTGGCTCGGCTCGGGGGGAGGGGGGGACGGCCCGTCGTTCCTCGATCGCCTGCTCGGGCCGATCTTCGGCTCCTTACCCTATGATAAGGCGATTCACTTCGGCATCTTCTTCGTGTTCGGTCTCCTCTGGCACGGGGCCGGAGCGAGCATCCGCGCAACCTTCCTCGGTGGCCTGGCGCTCGCCATTGGGACCGAGCTGGGTCAGTCGATCCCGGTTCTGGAGCGCACGACCGACCTGGACGATCTGATCGCCAATGTCTCAGGCATCGTCGCGGCCTTCATCCTTGTCTGGCTCGGGAAACCTCGGACCACTCACCTGGCCCCGGACCCAAACCCCTGA
- a CDS encoding peptidylprolyl isomerase, whose amino-acid sequence MSISHRLIASMIFATFAAGAATGQAQDANPRVALETSKGTVVVELFQKEAPKTVENFLQYVDSGHYNNTVFHRVIGPNPQQPQGFMIQGGGFAAGQPIQEKETRASIKNEADNGLKNERGTLAMARTPDPDSASAQFFINLSDNDFLNHRNKTQQGWGYAVFGKVVEGMEVVDQIARVETGRAPAMAKGRGRQLERATFDDVPVEAVLIQTARRVQ is encoded by the coding sequence ATGAGTATCTCACACCGGTTGATCGCTTCTATGATCTTCGCCACGTTCGCCGCCGGGGCCGCCACCGGCCAGGCCCAGGACGCCAACCCCCGCGTCGCCCTGGAGACGAGCAAGGGGACGGTCGTCGTGGAGCTTTTCCAAAAGGAAGCACCCAAGACGGTCGAAAACTTCCTGCAATACGTTGATTCTGGGCACTACAACAACACGGTCTTCCACCGGGTCATCGGCCCGAACCCGCAGCAGCCGCAGGGCTTCATGATCCAGGGGGGAGGCTTCGCCGCCGGGCAGCCGATCCAGGAGAAGGAGACCCGCGCCTCGATCAAGAACGAGGCCGACAACGGCCTGAAGAACGAGCGCGGCACGCTGGCCATGGCCCGCACCCCAGACCCCGACTCGGCCTCGGCGCAGTTCTTCATCAACCTGTCGGACAACGACTTCCTGAACCATCGGAACAAGACCCAGCAGGGTTGGGGCTATGCCGTTTTCGGCAAGGTGGTGGAAGGGATGGAGGTGGTCGACCAGATTGCCCGGGTCGAAACCGGTCGGGCCCCGGCGATGGCCAAGGGCCGTGGCCGACAGCTTGAGCGGGCCACCTTCGACGACGTTCCGGTCGAAGCGGTCCTGATTCAGACGGCTCGTCGGGTACAGTGA
- a CDS encoding RuBisCO large subunit C-terminal-like domain-containing protein, protein MPAIDSKTLDILWHDPDAREMALRRVVEERLAENPPPRSDDHIVATYFFAFRTESLGDAVKEIAYHATSGIKDPPPGSLLAECTATAAGVDPFDSTGRMGLLHIAFPLKMMLQEDGHLTSVDLLHTTAAAIIFDVYENQDARLISLQIPDKVLATFPGPAYGPFGLRKMTGFDDGRPAFGTILKPTAGVTPDDIDRIVGEVAGCDLLMFIKEDEDLYPNLPYSPVAERMKRAKAALERVKDQRGGLGIVFAPHVTGAPNEILETVLAVLEAGATGVMFSETFTGGAVRMVREATRHLSHPPAIYGHNAGIGTRTRAIWREVIDLLARLDGIDFRQTAPVKPGTPFLRPYGAEWAASEIALSRPLPGGLNPTMIARAGALDQGNVILNLQDAERRGLTDHILFLAGSAINSIKDDSGKYEPKLGAEAMREALDVHRSGAMAGVPAEKHLDELSALADRQKLVALKRALRQRYPDRVS, encoded by the coding sequence ATGCCTGCGATCGACTCGAAGACCCTGGATATCCTCTGGCACGACCCCGACGCCCGCGAGATGGCCCTCCGCCGGGTCGTCGAGGAGCGCCTGGCCGAGAACCCGCCCCCGAGGTCCGACGATCACATCGTCGCCACCTATTTCTTCGCCTTCCGGACCGAATCGCTCGGCGACGCGGTCAAGGAAATCGCCTACCACGCCACGAGCGGCATCAAGGACCCGCCCCCCGGCTCCTTGCTCGCCGAATGCACCGCCACCGCCGCCGGGGTCGATCCGTTCGACTCGACCGGCCGCATGGGCCTGCTGCATATTGCCTTCCCCCTGAAGATGATGCTCCAGGAAGACGGCCACCTCACCTCCGTCGACCTCCTGCACACGACCGCCGCGGCCATCATCTTCGACGTGTATGAGAATCAGGACGCTCGACTCATCAGCCTCCAGATTCCCGACAAGGTCCTCGCCACCTTCCCCGGCCCGGCCTACGGCCCCTTCGGCCTGCGGAAGATGACCGGCTTCGACGACGGCCGCCCCGCCTTCGGCACCATCCTCAAGCCGACCGCCGGCGTAACCCCCGACGACATCGACCGCATCGTCGGCGAGGTCGCCGGGTGCGACCTGCTCATGTTCATCAAGGAAGATGAGGATCTGTATCCCAATCTCCCTTACTCCCCCGTCGCCGAGCGGATGAAGCGGGCCAAGGCGGCGCTCGAACGAGTGAAGGACCAGCGAGGCGGGCTGGGGATCGTCTTCGCTCCCCACGTCACCGGGGCACCGAACGAGATCCTGGAGACCGTCCTCGCCGTACTCGAAGCCGGTGCCACCGGCGTGATGTTCAGCGAGACCTTCACCGGAGGCGCCGTCCGCATGGTTCGCGAGGCGACCCGGCACCTGAGCCACCCTCCGGCGATCTACGGCCACAACGCCGGGATCGGCACCCGCACGCGGGCCATCTGGCGCGAGGTGATCGACCTGCTCGCCCGGCTCGACGGCATCGACTTCCGCCAAACCGCCCCGGTCAAGCCCGGCACTCCCTTCCTGCGGCCCTATGGCGCCGAGTGGGCCGCCTCCGAGATCGCCCTCTCGCGCCCCTTGCCCGGCGGCCTGAACCCGACGATGATCGCCCGGGCCGGCGCGCTCGACCAGGGCAACGTCATCCTCAACCTTCAGGACGCCGAGCGCCGAGGCCTGACCGACCACATCCTCTTCCTGGCCGGATCGGCCATCAACTCCATCAAGGACGACTCGGGCAAATACGAGCCGAAGCTCGGCGCCGAGGCCATGCGCGAAGCCCTCGACGTTCACCGCTCCGGCGCCATGGCCGGCGTCCCCGCTGAAAAGCACCTCGACGAACTCTCCGCCCTGGCCGACCGGCAGAAGCTCGTCGCGCTCAAGCGAGCCCTCCGCCAGCGCTATCCCGATCGGGTCAGCTAA